A stretch of the Myxococcus guangdongensis genome encodes the following:
- the bcp gene encoding thioredoxin-dependent thiol peroxidase yields the protein MPQAGDAAPDFQLQDQDGNTVTLSRFAGKNVVLYFYPKDDTPGCTVEACSFRDEHSTLEAAGAVVLGVSADNTASHRKFATKFSLPFPLLADTEHQMSEAYGVWGEKSLYGRKFLGITRATFLIGPDGKVKQVWPKVKVTGHVVEVLAALGAKPTSLPSGELPAPGSSPEVESSAGDEDTREAPVASAPVSAPARVPVTRFDAPKRKVARQGDAGTGATAQVEAPEARPAKAAPVKAAAPEAKAAPAKKGAAKKGAAKKAPAKKAAPKGAVKKTSAKKAAPAKSVATKASAKKAAPKGAVKKTSAKKAAPAKSVATKASAKKATPAKKGAAKKAAPSKKKGASRK from the coding sequence TTCGCGGGGAAGAACGTCGTCCTCTATTTCTATCCGAAGGATGACACTCCCGGATGCACCGTGGAGGCGTGCAGCTTCCGCGACGAGCATTCGACGCTGGAGGCCGCCGGCGCGGTGGTGCTCGGCGTGTCCGCGGACAACACCGCGAGCCACCGGAAGTTCGCGACCAAGTTCAGCCTGCCCTTCCCGCTGCTCGCGGACACCGAGCACCAGATGTCGGAGGCGTACGGCGTCTGGGGCGAGAAGTCGCTGTACGGGCGCAAGTTCCTGGGCATCACCCGCGCGACGTTCCTCATCGGGCCGGATGGCAAGGTGAAGCAGGTGTGGCCGAAGGTGAAGGTGACCGGGCACGTGGTGGAGGTGCTCGCTGCGCTGGGCGCGAAGCCCACGAGTCTTCCCTCGGGGGAGTTACCGGCGCCGGGCTCGAGCCCGGAGGTGGAGTCGAGCGCGGGTGATGAGGACACGCGCGAGGCTCCGGTCGCGAGCGCCCCGGTGTCCGCTCCGGCGCGAGTGCCGGTGACGCGGTTCGATGCGCCGAAGCGCAAGGTCGCGCGTCAGGGTGACGCGGGGACGGGCGCCACGGCACAGGTGGAGGCTCCCGAGGCTCGCCCGGCGAAGGCCGCGCCCGTGAAGGCGGCTGCGCCTGAGGCGAAGGCCGCGCCCGCGAAGAAGGGCGCCGCGAAGAAGGGCGCCGCGAAGAAGGCTCCCGCGAAGAAGGCTGCTCCGAAGGGCGCTGTGAAGAAGACTTCCGCGAAGAAGGCCGCGCCCGCGAAGAGCGTCGCGACGAAGGCTTCCGCGAAGAAGGCTGCTCCGAAGGGCGCTGTGAAGAAGACTTCCGCGAAGAAGGCCGCGCCCGCGAAGAGCGTCGCGACGAAGGCTTCCGCGAAGAAGGCGACTCCGGCGAAGAAGGGTGCAGCGAAGAAGGCCGCGCCGTCCAAGAAGAAGGGCGCCTCCCGAAAGTAG